From the Amia ocellicauda isolate fAmiCal2 chromosome 12, fAmiCal2.hap1, whole genome shotgun sequence genome, the window ctcattaatgcaattatctaaccaaccaatcacatggcagttgcttcaatgcatttaggggtgtggtcctggtcaagacaatctcctgaactccaaactaaatgtctgaatgggaaagaaaggtgatttaagcaattttgagcgtggcatggttgttggtgccagacgggccggtctgagtatttcacaatctgctcagttactgggattttcacacacaaccatttctagggtttacaaagaatggtgtgaaaagggaaaaacatccagaatgcggcagtcctgtgggcgaaaatgccttgttgatgctagaggtcagaggagaatgggccgactgattcaagctgatagaagagcaactttgactgaaataaccactcgttacaaccgaggaatgcagcaaagcatttgtgaagccacaacacgtacaaccttgaggcggatgggctacaacagcagaagaccccaccgggtaccactcatctccactacaaataggaaaaagaggctacaatttgcacaagctcaccaaaattggacagttgaagactggaaaaatgttgcctggtctgatgagtctcgatttctgttgagacattcagatggtagagtcagaatttggcgtaaacagaatgagaacatggatccatcatgccttgttaccactgtgcaggctggtggtggtggtgtaatggtgtgggggatgttttcttggcacactttaggccccttagtgccaattgggcatcgtttaaatgccacggcctacctgagcattgtttctgaccatgtccatccctttatgaccaccatgtacccatcctctgttggctacttccagcaggataatgcaccatgtcacaaaggtcgaatcatttcaaattggtttcttgaacatgacaatgagttcactgtactaaactggcccccacagtcaccagatctcaacccaatagagcatctttgggatgtggtggaacgggagcttcgtgccctggatgtgcatcccacaaatctccatcaactgcaagatgctatcctatcaatatgggcccacgtttctaaagaatgctttcagcaccttgttgaatcaatgccacgtagaattaaggcagttctgaaggtgaaagggggtcaaacacagtattagtatggtgttcctaataatcctttaggtgagtgtattttcaactattcggtctcatccctaattatatatatatatatatacacactcacctaaaggagaGTTTAGAGGCTTTCCCGCTTTCATCTCATTGGCTGATTACTCTCTCCGATTCGTCGGCTATGCGGATTGTCATAGAGtagcatcatatatatatatatatatatttatatatatatatatatatatatatatatatgttttatttattaagggaAACTTGCGCATTTTTTACCATGTCACTCAAAATGCACCCATGAAAAAAGTACCAACCTGGGAAAATAGTTTGAgaggatattgtgtttgttatctggggtctgtttgattgttttgactgtcacGACGTCTATTAAACCTGAAAGCAACGTATATTTCGACATTGATTAACCGTTGCCAAAACCACGTTGAATAGTAGTTGTATTGTTGTTGATCCACGTCGCAACTAGATTTGAAAAGTTGTCGAGTGCCTGCTGGGAACGTCTTTATATTAAGTTTATTGGTCTTTTACCATTCGTTGTATCTTCACTTAATGTAAAAAAGTATGACAGAATATGGTATGTGAACACTATTGACATGTTAtccacacattttaattaaatgcattaactACATAATGAATGAACCAATTAGCTATTGTCattgaaatgaatgaatacCATTCAgcgatacagaaaataaaatacctcatattttttaaaatttattttgaaaacaaccaaaGTTGATATGTTGTACTAGAAACGAGgtatttcagacatttaaatatttcagtacatttaaacaatagCGCATTTAAACATGTAACAAAGTCAGTGAAAGTGAACTTACTTTCCAGCGCGCTCTTCGGTCTGAGGTAATCTGAGGAGACGCCTCAAGGGCTTTCAAACAATGAGGCGGACACTTATTGACtataatcaaatgcatttattagtgttattattattcattttaatgaccTTTGGACATTTTGTATATAGGTCAAGTTATTTTCAAAGTTGCACTGATATCGCATCTGTTGGCATTTAGTCAGACATGATCCATGTCTTCCTCCGTAACTGATGtccaaccatgccaaccatatgctGACGTCAGTCatcctccacctccccgacctaCCGCTGTCTGACCATGCCATCCGTAATCCAACGTCGGCTATAcgtcacccccccccacccccaccataCTGCTGTCTGACCATGCCAACCCAACGTCCTGTGCTATCTGGGTATTAACGGCGTTTTTAAACAAGGGATGGTGGCTGAAGTCCATTCATCACATTTGAAAAGCACAGAGCACAATAAGATAGTGAGGAACCGCAACACTAAACTGTTGAACCAGTAATTGTACTAAAGTCTCAGACTCGCTCTCTCTGTCGGCTGAGTCTCTCCGAGTCTGTCCAATCAGCGCTCTCAAGCTGTAGACCAATGAGGCAGAACACACCCCTAGCAGAAACGGGGCGTGGTTTTGACATAACTGCATTACACGAGGCTACCAGAGGGGGAGGTGGGCAAAAGCAGCCAGCTTGTCAACTCACTTCAGCGCAGACAATGTTTCTAAATAAAGCAAATTCCATAAAGTGCAAGTGACAATGACTTGAATTGCCGTTATTATCGAGTGCGTCTCACTTCCTGCAACCCCACTGCCACAGACATCTGTCAACAAAAAATAAGGTAGCTGCTCAAAGCGTGTGCCGTCAATGCTCCGCTGCTAATGCTTGGTGTGTGTCATCGCCGTCTTGGGGTTCAGGGTCTCCTTGCACTATTTGTaatccaaaattgaaaaaaaataaggtCTGCATGTCTCCTCGATTGTATACATCAGGGGTGCACAATTAGAATTCAAAGAGGTCCAGTGACTAACATTTTCTCCCCCCAAAGGTGCAAACCATGAATATATCTGATGTGCACTATGATTTGGGGGCATATGTAGTTCTTGTATATGTATAGCTAATAAACAAAGTACTACATTTCAATAACATTTCAACAATATTAATTGCACATTTTCAATTCAGACACATTAAACATGaggtaaaataaatatgcagcgtaatcataaataaaagtaggcacattttctcatttcaagcaaaaatattttttttcacaagtGCCTGTTTCTGAAAAAAGTTCTTTGATTTTTGAACAAATTTGAACACTTCACATCTCTCTTCGTTAGTGAGAGAAATGGGCTTTTGCTTGCCCTGCCAGTAACTTGAACCTTGGCTGGAATGGAGTCAGTGCCATTCTCATGCACATATGTAAGTGCTCATTGGTGAGTCTAGAATGGtacttatttttaatgatgTTCATAGTGGAGAAAGAAGGCTCACAACTGTATGTGGCGCCAAACATGGTCAAGGTGTGTAGTGCTACCAGGGAAAACAGTGTCAGACACAGCCTGCAGCCAGAAAGTGTCATGATCAGTTAGTTGAAAGTGCTCTCTTAGTGCAACATTTGCTTGCAGATCGATCAGTTCCATCTGTAGAGACCCAGCATGTGCTCACTTGAAGGTCTGTGTCAACTCCTTTGAAAATCCTCTGACAGGAATGGATTTACAATGAGAagaaggagctgctgtccaaGGTTGAAGCTGTCAAAGCGATTTCTGAAGTTTCCAATCAGCTTATTTATGAAGTCAACATGAGGAGAAACATCTCTCTCACCCTGAATCTGTTCCTGCACTTTTGGGAAGTGTGCACAATCTCCTTGAACACTTCCAGTTTCCTCTGGAAGGAGCGGACAGCTGTCATCAAATCACAAACTGAATTGTTCTTGCCCTGTAGTTTCACATTGAGCTCATTAAGGTGTGATGTGATGTCTACCAAAAAAGCAACAATATCCATTTTGCTCTCATCTTGcaaaaaaagtgaaaactgTGTTGCCTTCTGACTCTTGAGCTGTACTAGGAAAGCTGTTATTTCCTTTCGAATGGACCAAAAGCGTTCCAACACTCTGCCTTTACTGAGCCATCTTACATTGTTGTGTAGCAGTAGGTCATTTGCATTTGCCTCAACTTCTTTCAGGAATTCTCTCAGCAGTCGATGTTGATGAGATGAGGATGCCCTGAGGAAGTTGATGAGTTTCATGATTGTATTCATCACTTCAGCATACTCTTCTGACAGATTGGCACACAGGACAGACTGATGAATGATGCAGTGATAAGCCGTGAGATCAGGGTTATCCTCTTTCAAATGTGCCacagctcctctctctcttcctatcATGGCAGGGGCCCCATCTGAGGTGATAGAGACCACTTGTTTTAGATCTATCCCCCTCTTTCTCAGCATCTCCTTTATGGCCATGTATATGTCCTTTCCTCTTGTATGTGTCTCGAGTGATGTTACACCTAACAGGTCTTCACAGAATGCCTTCTTCTCTGTATGGTAAAATCTAACATATACCAAAAGCTGGGCATTATCACTCACATCAGTAGATTTATCAACAGCTAATGCTATGCATGGTGCACTCTGAATAGCATCATCAAGCTGTGTTAATACATCCTCTGTTAGTATTTCACTCTTTCTTGCTGTTGTTGTACGTGACATTGGGATTTGCTTAATCTTTTCACACAGCTCGTCTTTTTGTTTACCGTCAAGTAAAGTTTCAGCAACAGCATTCATGCACCACTCCCCCGTCAGTAAATGGCTTTTGGTGTTGACTCAAAATCCAAGCTATTTTTAGTGAACAGTCATTTGCACGTTGTTGGTCAGTGAATGCATGGGAGAGGACTCTGGTGGACCGATCATACTGGGCTTTGAGTTCGTTTACTTTGCGTGCCCTCACCTCAGACTGCTGTGGATATGATTGCTCAAAAGATCTGTGCTTTGTCTCGTAGTGGCACTTCACGTTGGCACTTTTTATTAGAGCCACGGTCTCTGAACAAATCAGGCAGAGTGGTTTGACACTCGCTACAGGAAGATTGAAGGCATATTTTTCTGTCCACTGCTCTTTGAAAGCTTGATTTTCTGTATCGACTTTCCTGATTTTTGCACACGCCATTCTAAAGCTTCTCCTCTCACTCCCACTTATGCTCCTCacgccgtctctctctctctaacatgcatttaaacatttGCTTTGATTGGCTGAGTTTCGTGAAGTGATTTAAATAACGTACGTGATTGGACAACACACAGTAGTACGGGGCACTGTCTGGAACCCTCCCAGCTATGCTGAGCCAGCACAGTATGTgtactttgaaaaaaaaagcattgctTCATCAgtatttaacaattatttatGAGAAATGTGGCGAGGTCCAGATAGAACCTTCACTCGGTCCGGACCCGGATCGCGGTCCGCCAACTGTGCACCTCTGGTATACATGCTCCCCCTCTTCAGCCCTTGATTTTCCTCTCCCAATTCGCACTGCCCTGTATGACTGTGCTGTATCTCAGTTTTTTCGCTGCTGAATGAACCAGTCTCACCATTTAAATAGTGGATAGAACTTAAGAACATCAGAACacaagaaagtgtacaaacgagaggaggccacttgacgcatcatgctcgtttggtgtccattaataactgagtgatccaaggatcctatccagtctattttaaaatgttcccaaattcttggcttcatccacatcactggggagtttgttccagattgtgatgactgtgtgtagaagtgtctcctgttttgtcttgaatgccttgaagcccaattgagaccctgggtccgtgtgtccctgcagatctggaaaatatcctctgatgtggtcgatgcctttcatgattttgaagacttggatcaagtccccacgtagtctcctctgttccagggtgaaaaggttcagttccctccgtctctcagtaggacattcccttcagacctggaataagtctggttgctgctcttctgaactgcctctagagcagcgatatctttcttgaagtgtggagtccagaactgtacacagtatccagatgaggtctaactagtgcactgtggaggttgtgggttcaaatcctgggtgggggagtgctgttgtacccttcagcaaggtgcttcacttagattgctccagtaaaatgcccagctatataaatgggtacaaatgtaagtcgccctggataagagtgtctgctaaatgacgaaaaatgtaatgtacagtctgaacattactgcccttgttttaaattctacacttttgacaatgtaccctaggattctgtttgcctttttattgattCCCCACagtgtttggatggggaaagtgacaagttcacgtagactcctaggtctttctcatgtgttagtgtaaagtccctttgaataacttgtgctgccaagattttatctgctgagccacctattttagtattatgtgcaaatttgacaatttgctaactatcccagagtccagatcattaatatagattagaaacagcaaaggccctaatactgatccctgtggaactctactaacaacctcactccagttagaagcaacaaatctaatcgacaccctttgtttcctagacatcaaccagttcataacccatctacttacattaccctgaatgcctacagcttccaatttgaggatcagtctttggtgtggaaccttatcaaaagctttttcaaaaaagtatatcatatcatatgctttcacgtgatctacagctgcagttgcatgttcaaaaaactctaacaaattagtaagacatgatctgcctcgacTAAACACACATTGACTACCTCCAAGAATATGATTTTCGTTAAGatactcctctattttctgtctaatcatttaaaaaaaatattgagtcTCTATATTGGTCACTGAGCTAAAGTATATCGTTACTTATACCTTGGTGACAAAGCAAGATTTATGACATCATGTTTGTTGACATGTACACAGACAAATTTTTTTTCACATAATCTTTATTGAGCTGCAGATCACAGATGATGATGGGCTCATTTGTATATTGCCTCGCTGATGTCTCTTATGGAGGGTGaacagtgccaaaattaagatgaagatgattatgaagatgattattattagtatttttatttcttggcagacgcccttatccagggcgacttacaacataagtgcaaacaaagtgcaaaaatacagagaagtacaaggtatcaatcattacaaattcaacttagctaaaacatagcaattcaaaataatacattttacaaattccaatgtacaatttacacaagtacagtaagagacttcctacatcctggacgttgaaagctaagtgctgtcaagatgtaggattacagacgagggctacgggaacaTGAAgttgattatgaagatgattatgtacatgaagatgaacatgaagatgattttgaacatgattatgaacgtgaagatgaacatgaagatgattattaacatgattatgaagatgaacatgaagatgaacatgaagatgattatgaagatgattatgtgcactggataggacaatatcactatatatatagcttctttctttttaaaaacatatatatacaaggGTTTCCTTGTGATTTTTATTAATCATAGTTCGCCTTGTTAAATAGTCAGCTGTTAACAGGCAAAACATGTTTCAAGTTACCTTAAAATAGATTTCTCTTATTAAAGGTTTGAAATAGAAAGCGTTAATGAAAACCATGATTGAGGTTTTGAACCTTCATTTCTAAAGCTTTCTCTGATCGATATTTAGGCTACTACCTTCTGAGCCTTACATAAACACTAATGTAGCTTTGTGAATATATTTTAGAATAAACTTACCctcaaaaaagtaaatgtatctTTCTAAATTCTAAGTTTCTTTATGTTTTACTGCATAACATGGAATGTAGGAGTAATGTCCAGCTTGTGTTTCAGGGCCTGATTTCACAATGGATTGCACCCAATTGAACCAGCTAAAAAAGGAAGTCTAGGTGGTGCTATTGGGAGGCATGCATAGTTAAGTTAGGCTATAGGAAACTATACAAGAAATAGGTTTTAGACTTTTGCACATAATATTATGCATGATATTGCTCAAGAGAATAACACCAGTCCTCCCACCTGGAAAATGTagtattttttatctccaactgatcaagcacattttaaaacattaaatcaaCTAAGTACAGTATGACACAAATGTGACAAAAATAATTTTCGTAGACTCAAATTAGATTTaagtcatttttgttttgactaaaataaatgaggacagcatgactaaaatgtgactaaatcTTATTAAATCTTATATGTATTTTAGGCTAAAGACTAAGATTAAGACAGGTGACATCACTGTGCTTTAGTAATCAGACCAACTCTTGGGTTGGTGGTAAAAGTCTCATTCTCACAGTCTATTCTAAAACAATGATTGAATTTAAaccccattttatttttaaatccattattaactaAACTAATTGCGAGGGGGATGGGTTTAGCTCATTACCATAGGGcttaatttttttcaaaacTGCCTATAGGCCCCAGTGTGAGTCACTCAAACTGTCCCTTCTTATTTCCTGTTTGaataccaatcagccataacattatgaccactgacaggtgaagtgaatgacattgataatctcgttatcatggcacctgtcagtgggtgggatatattaggcagcaagtgaacattttgtcctcaaagtgtatgtgttagaagcaggaaaaattgaCAAGACTTTTCCCATATGACCTGAGGATCCAAGGGCAAAGTGGCAAAGAGGAAATTCCTGTGTGCGCAtcacaaacaggaaacagataGGGACTGTTTGAGTGATCCACACAGGGGCCtgtaggcagctttgatagatttttttttttttgatgaggTCCCTATGGTAATGAgctaaacccctcccccttgggcagtgcttgaaAGAAAACTGCCATTCAAACCTTTTCATAGCATAATTGTCCCAACTGCACTTTTTTCAGAGTTTTCAAAAGCAATACATTAGAAAACTGGCACTCCTTTATGAAAAAAATCCCTGAGCATAGTatgaaacattaaaatcaaGTCACTGTATTGATTAATGCGGAGATTCATAGTGAAATATGCCTGTTTGACAATTTTTGCACTGACAGCAGGTTGTCAGTCTGTGTCTCTGCGTTCCTCTCTGCCCACTGCCTGGCTGGTACCATCCAGGCTATTGGCTTCATTGGGTCTCTGTGGTGCAACTTGCTTGTTTGTTGCTCTTTTTCCTCCATGATATAAAATGATGAATTCCAAAACAATGACTTGAGCAGGCTGAGTTTCCTGGCTTTCCCTATTTCCCCAATTTATTATATactttgttgttatttattccCTTTCCTTTGTTTTGCACCAGGGTATAAGAGTGTATTTACAACTAGAGGCACATCTTACAAAATGGAAACATTAGTAGGAAATCTCATACATTTCTAGAACAATTTCTATACCATTTCTAGAGTAGTCCTGCAGATCAAAATGCGTTGGAAGACGACATGCAGGAAATGCAACCGAACTTCTCTGAATATGAGATGTTAACATAGATAACACTTGTTCTCCTATCAGAAAAATTGCAGGGGTACGTATCAGCTCTTGTGGATTAACTGGCAGTTACTGTAACAAAAAGGGGATTCATTCGTATGTATGGGAGCTAGTATAAGGTTAGACATACAGCTTGTGGTGGGaaattactttttgttttatttattgacaaATGAATAAGAAACAAAGATATTTAAGCCCAAGAAGAACTTTATTAAAGAATTCAGGTACATCAGAACAAATCAAAATGCCAGTTTCATGCTGGCTCTTAAAATGAAGGAGTGGAACaagataaattaattacattaatatattccCATTTAACACAAGGATAAAAGTCATTCAGAGTAGGAACAGGTATGCATCCTACTgtagaagaaataaataatatctgtTGAAACTATTCATTAAATTCCTGTGATGACATTGATACTGTCTGAAAGTCTTTTACAGAAACTAAATTGAATCACGTGTTTAAAGGtgattttataaaatatattttcaaaattaattaatttatgctAAGGGATTTGAAAACACTTTGAAAACATCAATAGCAAAAAGTGAACACACCCAAAAAGaataacatgcaaaacaaatgtgtgaaaatactAATATTTTTTACCTCAAGAATTTGAATTTTATTTACCACCATAGCAAACTATGATTCATCCTCAGTAATAAAACAGAAGTACTTTTGACCTTTTTGGCTTCAGATCATTTGAACCTAATGTTCAGTGGCCTCCACTCCAAGCCTTCAAAACAAAACTCTTCCCTTTAATTTCTTTTCCCATTTTGACAAATTTCTTACTTTTTGCCCGTAGTATTTTGCGCTCCTCAGGCAGCAGTTTTTCATTATTGGCAATCTTGGCGAGTATTTCAGAGGTTTGTTTCATTTTCCGCAGCTCACTGACACGATCCTGAAAGCCAGGtttcccttcctcttcctcgtTGCGGATGAGTAGATCGATGTACTCTACTGTGGAGAGAGTGTTTGGCTTTAAAGCAATTTCTTCCAGCCGAGCGAGACAATTGGAAGACAGCCTGATTATTCGCATAATTCCGTCTTCGATCATTTCAAAGTCAGCTTCAAGTTTATCAAGCATCTCCTTTGTTGACATGAATTTTCCGGAAGCCTTAACAAAGTTATCCTTTAACTCTTTGACCGTCTTCTTAACTTTCTTCTCTTCATATTTCCATATGAACATCTCAGGTGAGTGTAAGGAGTAGTTGCAATGGCCTGGGCAGATCACACAATTTCCTTCATCATCCATGACAGCACAAACTTCAATTGTATCTTGACTGGGAAGAAAACATCCTTGATGACATGAAACTTGACAACCATTACAGTTTGTTGACATATGATTGGCACGTTGTCTTACTGGGACTAGTTCCACAATCTCAGTTTCAAAATCTTTGCTTTGCTCCATGTTGGCTTGCTCATTCTCCAGACATTCCTTAATCTTCTTAATTTCACTCATCTTTCCCAGCCCAGCTGTGATCTGGGGCAGCAGTCTGGTCATGGCCATTTCCAGCCTCCCTCGCTCCTCCAGCACTTTCTTAGTCAATGTTAAATCTTTTCCTTTTACCATTTCCAGGGTTTTGAAAAACTTCTTCATTTGCTTGAAATTAGAGGACCAGACAATCTTCTCCAGCTGGTTGTCATCCTCTTCAATTTCTTCATCACAATCAGAATCCTCTTCATCTGCCTCACTTTTGGGCCGCTCATTCTGTGCGTACAGAGCTGAATTGTTGAATTCGAAATGAGTTGGCTTCCCTTTTCGGTTCTTGTGGCAGGGCAACTGTGCGGCTTCAATGGCACTCAAAACAGGGATGTCTTTTCCATCTACAAATGTGACCAGAACGAAAATGTTCTCTGCAATATCTTTCCCAAAGATGGAAAGAATGGAGTCAAAAACATATTGCTGGATGGAAGTCAACCGAGCCAACGAAGCCTGTACCACAAAGCACACAGCATCGATGTGATCCACTCCTTCTGGATTGGAAAAAAATTGCTTCACCTGCTCAGTGATCAGCTTGTCATGAGAAAGTCCTCGGGTATCTCCAAACCCAGGTGTATCAATAACTGTAATAGAGTAGGGGACAAGGAACCCCTTCTGGTTGTGGAGCTCATAGGACGTCACTATAGAGGTTTGACTTTCAGCCTGAGAGCGGTTGGTGTCCTCATGGATTAATTTGTATCGAAATTGATCTCCCCACTGCACACCCAGTACATAATTGATCATTGCATTGATCAGGGTGGTTTTCCCTGCTCCTGTGGCTCCAAGAACTATGATGACTTTATTATTCCCTTCTTCTACTTTCTTCCCAAATGTGTACTCCTGGAAATATTCATTGACCATAGGTTCCTTTTCTAGTGATAATCTATATAATGAAGGCTGCCCTTTCTGTATTAATTCAGAGAAATTTAAGAAATGATCACTCCGTATTTCAATATGGCTTACATCTTGTGGCTTGGCTTCAGAATCTTTTGGAGTTGTTATTTCCATCACTGCACTTGGTAGACTTTTACCTTCTTTGCCGCAATCTGAAGATATTCGTATTATGTAGGAACTGCCTGCCTTTAAATTCTCCAGAGAGCACTCTCTCCTTGTGGTTCTAAGTTTAATCCATGTTTGAGTTTCATTCTCATGAGGAGTGCTGTTACCCTCCCTGTATTCAACCT encodes:
- the LOC136764583 gene encoding uncharacterized protein LOC136764583, whose protein sequence is MSTSQTVELASLGRPFQLGMLYDCRRDVLIPGITLWDGEMLQKDIDVRPQPNTDFQIISSDSTEDKASALNVEASLEASFLSGLVSVKGSASYLHDKKTSKRQSRVTLQYRTTTRFEQLTMDHLGAGNIQYLNVFQEGSATHVVTAILYGAQAFFVFDREVSSSENHQEIQGSLHAVIKKIPTISIEGQASLKMTDKEREQTDKFSCKFYGDFALENNPVTFEDALKTYAVLPQLLGKDGEQAVPMKVWLYPLTKLDSQAAQIVRQISIGLVRRSQRILDELDDCDVQCKDLMKDPTAVQFPEIKRKLHKFKDMCSEYKLVFQKSLAKLLPSIRGGGEEEGSLVDVVNSKERSPFQNVLLTEFLEDKEREMNMLKSYLQIMNNIPVVSSSSDLDKIVLDAVNEYVLCFAFTSLKQREQYLTIMEKYLMTSEKAKGEDWISQLSHEHGSEKWFRSVEVPTLTRQNIRLFLDFEKANKSSQIVKFCVASINDDINMGSSVYLFERGALASKHFELPSKPGVPKVLGKEHDRVHLQLHPPKNGVNEIVKYRVLYQKMHDSVWTEVDSSDKTTKFTVSGLDLNTSYQFSCQAVCKPGVSFTSDASDYCKTLPSSPPGTPQQKSLGPNAITITWDMPLSVGEEVSVIAYEVEYREGNSTPHENETQTWIKLRTTRRECSLENLKAGSSYIIRISSDCGKEGKSLPSAVMEITTPKDSEAKPQDVSHIEIRSDHFLNFSELIQKGQPSLYRLSLEKEPMVNEYFQEYTFGKKVEEGNNKVIIVLGATGAGKTTLINAMINYVLGVQWGDQFRYKLIHEDTNRSQAESQTSIVTSYELHNQKGFLVPYSITVIDTPGFGDTRGLSHDKLITEQVKQFFSNPEGVDHIDAVCFVVQASLARLTSIQQYVFDSILSIFGKDIAENIFVLVTFVDGKDIPVLSAIEAAQLPCHKNRKGKPTHFEFNNSALYAQNERPKSEADEEDSDCDEEIEEDDNQLEKIVWSSNFKQMKKFFKTLEMVKGKDLTLTKKVLEERGRLEMAMTRLLPQITAGLGKMSEIKKIKECLENEQANMEQSKDFETEIVELVPVRQRANHMSTNCNGCQVSCHQGCFLPSQDTIEVCAVMDDEGNCVICPGHCNYSLHSPEMFIWKYEEKKVKKTVKELKDNFVKASGKFMSTKEMLDKLEADFEMIEDGIMRIIRLSSNCLARLEEIALKPNTLSTVEYIDLLIRNEEEEGKPGFQDRVSELRKMKQTSEILAKIANNEKLLPEERKILRAKSKKFVKMGKEIKGKSFVLKAWSGGH